A section of the Thermotoga caldifontis AZM44c09 genome encodes:
- a CDS encoding DUF2922 domain-containing protein: protein MKRLFLDFVNQSDGKRRRITIPNPKLDLTSEQVSQAMDALISLGAIPSGYVKDRAAIVETTTNEFFNLL, encoded by the coding sequence ATGAAGAGACTCTTCCTCGATTTCGTGAACCAGAGCGATGGAAAAAGACGCAGGATCACCATACCCAACCCGAAGCTGGATCTCACGAGCGAACAGGTGTCTCAAGCGATGGACGCGTTGATAAGTCTCGGAGCGATCCCGTCTGGTTACGTCAAAGACAGAGCGGCGATAGTCGAAACGACCACGAACGAGTTCTTCAACCTGCTCTGA
- a CDS encoding DUF1659 domain-containing protein has product MKQLRLVYNTGEVNESGRPILRRASFAVEDSVTMVQAEQITNVIDSLTNYTVQEAYLITTVQVV; this is encoded by the coding sequence ATGAAACAGCTCAGGCTCGTTTACAACACGGGCGAGGTGAACGAATCGGGCAGGCCCATCCTCAGACGCGCCAGCTTCGCCGTGGAAGATTCCGTCACGATGGTTCAGGCTGAACAGATCACCAACGTCATCGACTCGCTCACGAACTACACGGTCCAGGAAGCCTATCTGATCACCACCGTCCAGGTCGTCTAA
- a CDS encoding ATP phosphoribosyltransferase regulatory subunit, translating into MRKLDRLIQNFMQTCVRNEFELFLSPETEPMKDLSRIGNDVVFFQARNGQLFKLRNDYTASIVEFFNRNVPDSLRVWYSGFVYRYDPLGQIQSVYQLGIEKIPYVSFEDNLVVLKMLVESILSSLTDEVLVEIGDSRVIERCVRHVPRSFRKKLFELIDRKDISELELFASLNGLDLSEVLKLVEASFTKRSVDQLKYFELEPSIGEEIVEVVDFLSNFPGVRVEVDFSIARTVEEYDGLTFTIFDLREPALIAAGGRYSVNEKVLGVGGTIFLEERAWSR; encoded by the coding sequence TTGAGAAAGCTCGACAGATTGATCCAGAACTTCATGCAGACGTGCGTGCGGAACGAATTCGAACTGTTTCTCAGTCCGGAGACGGAGCCGATGAAGGATCTGTCCCGGATCGGGAACGATGTCGTCTTCTTTCAGGCGAGGAACGGGCAGCTGTTCAAGCTCAGAAACGACTACACCGCTTCGATCGTTGAGTTCTTCAACAGGAACGTGCCTGATTCCCTCAGGGTCTGGTACTCGGGCTTCGTGTACCGTTACGATCCACTGGGACAGATTCAATCTGTCTACCAGCTCGGAATCGAGAAGATCCCGTACGTTTCGTTCGAGGACAACCTCGTGGTTCTGAAGATGCTGGTCGAATCGATTCTCTCTTCTCTGACGGACGAGGTGCTCGTCGAGATAGGCGATTCCAGGGTGATAGAAAGATGCGTTCGGCACGTGCCAAGGAGTTTCAGAAAAAAGCTCTTCGAACTCATAGACAGAAAGGACATCTCCGAGCTGGAGCTGTTCGCTTCCCTGAACGGTCTGGATCTGTCCGAGGTGCTGAAACTCGTCGAAGCGAGCTTCACGAAAAGGAGTGTGGACCAGCTGAAATACTTCGAACTCGAACCCTCGATCGGGGAAGAGATCGTGGAGGTGGTGGATTTCCTCTCGAACTTTCCCGGGGTGCGCGTCGAGGTTGACTTTTCCATAGCGAGAACCGTGGAAGAGTACGACGGGCTCACGTTCACGATCTTCGATCTGAGAGAACCCGCGTTGATCGCCGCCGGTGGCAGGTACAGCGTGAACGAGAAGGTGCTCGGTGTGGGCGGAACGATCTTTCTGGAGGAGAGAGCATGGTCAAGGTAG
- the hisG gene encoding ATP phosphoribosyltransferase, with translation MVKVALAKGRLEEEAFPFLERCGFRFEEKGERSLIVTDIEESLKIFIVKPADVPTYVSSGVVDVGICGTDSIVESQLKLIQPMKLPFGKAKMVVSGFEGFKMKNGSVTVATKFPVSAKLYFDSKGVDVKIVKLNGSVELAPLVGLAPLIVDIVQTGRTLRENGLSILDEIYPISAVVTLNDVSYRIKRGEILRFLERLERGCGREDLDRTR, from the coding sequence ATGGTCAAGGTAGCGCTGGCGAAAGGGAGGCTGGAAGAGGAGGCGTTCCCCTTTCTCGAAAGGTGTGGCTTCCGGTTCGAAGAAAAGGGCGAGAGGTCGCTGATCGTCACGGACATCGAGGAAAGCTTGAAGATCTTCATCGTGAAACCTGCGGACGTTCCAACGTACGTGTCCAGCGGTGTGGTGGACGTGGGCATCTGCGGCACAGATTCGATCGTCGAATCGCAGCTCAAACTGATCCAGCCGATGAAACTCCCCTTCGGGAAGGCGAAGATGGTCGTGTCTGGCTTCGAAGGTTTCAAAATGAAGAACGGCAGCGTGACCGTGGCGACGAAGTTTCCCGTGAGCGCGAAGCTGTACTTCGATTCAAAAGGTGTGGATGTGAAGATCGTCAAGTTGAACGGTTCCGTTGAACTCGCACCGCTCGTGGGTCTGGCACCCCTGATAGTGGACATCGTTCAAACCGGAAGGACGCTGAGGGAGAACGGGCTCTCGATTCTGGACGAGATCTATCCCATCAGTGCTGTCGTGACGCTGAACGACGTTTCTTACAGGATCAAGCGTGGAGAGATCCTGAGATTTTTAGAACGGCTCGAAAGGGGGTGCGGGCGTGAGGATCTTGATAGAACCCGCTGA
- the hisD gene encoding histidinol dehydrogenase produces the protein MRILIEPAERQLLEILEARRLDFANIEKTVREIVEDVKHNGQAALEKYIALYEKCALKDEQILVSEEELEAVKVEEEFRDLCEKLIERLERFHSMQLQASLWSLTSHGSFVGCLMKPIESVAIYVPAGRKVYFTTLLMCAVPAKIAGVERIVVACPPNEDGKVPDRILYLCRRLNIREIYKVGGAHAIAALAYGTGIVKRVDKIVGPGNAYVSCAKKLVFGDCGIDSVAGPTELLIVADSTAKPAFVAADMLAQAEHDEMAMSALITDDENLMDGVLEELASQLNSLSEPNRSVAKVSLEKNGLAILLKDLKDAIEVVNLLAPEHLELFVEDPFSWLGRVRNAGSVFVGNSSAEAFGDYGIGPNHVLPTLQNARFASGLSVQDFLKKIFVTVVSEEEVREQGEFYARLARLEGFEAHARSIEARMGGAR, from the coding sequence GTGAGGATCTTGATAGAACCCGCTGAACGGCAGCTGCTCGAGATACTCGAAGCGAGAAGGCTGGACTTCGCGAACATCGAAAAGACGGTGAGAGAAATAGTGGAAGACGTGAAGCACAACGGACAGGCCGCGCTGGAAAAGTACATCGCGCTGTACGAGAAATGCGCCTTGAAGGATGAACAGATCCTGGTCAGTGAGGAAGAACTTGAGGCCGTAAAGGTCGAGGAAGAGTTCAGAGATCTGTGCGAAAAGCTCATCGAAAGACTCGAAAGGTTCCACTCGATGCAGCTGCAGGCTTCTCTGTGGAGTCTGACTTCTCACGGCTCTTTCGTGGGGTGTCTGATGAAGCCGATCGAGAGCGTCGCGATCTACGTGCCCGCCGGCAGGAAGGTGTACTTCACGACGCTACTCATGTGCGCGGTGCCGGCGAAGATAGCGGGGGTCGAAAGGATCGTCGTGGCATGCCCACCGAACGAGGATGGAAAGGTTCCAGATCGAATACTGTATCTGTGCAGAAGATTGAACATTCGAGAGATCTACAAGGTCGGTGGGGCACACGCGATCGCGGCCCTGGCCTACGGCACGGGCATCGTGAAGAGGGTCGACAAGATCGTCGGACCGGGGAACGCGTACGTATCGTGTGCGAAGAAGCTCGTGTTTGGAGATTGCGGGATCGATTCCGTGGCGGGACCGACAGAGCTTCTCATCGTCGCCGACTCCACCGCGAAGCCTGCGTTCGTGGCGGCGGACATGCTCGCACAGGCGGAACACGACGAGATGGCCATGAGCGCGCTGATCACGGACGACGAGAACCTGATGGACGGAGTGCTCGAAGAACTCGCAAGCCAGCTCAACTCTCTGAGCGAGCCGAACAGGTCCGTGGCGAAGGTTTCGCTCGAGAAGAACGGTCTCGCGATACTGCTGAAAGATCTGAAAGACGCGATCGAGGTGGTGAACCTGCTGGCGCCGGAACATCTCGAACTGTTCGTGGAAGATCCCTTCTCCTGGCTGGGCAGGGTGAGGAACGCGGGTTCCGTCTTCGTTGGCAACAGCTCCGCCGAGGCGTTCGGTGATTACGGTATCGGACCGAACCACGTGCTCCCCACACTGCAGAACGCCAGGTTCGCTTCCGGTTTGAGCGTTCAGGACTTTTTGAAGAAGATCTTCGTGACCGTGGTGAGCGAAGAAGAGGTGCGAGAACAGGGCGAATTCTACGCGCGGCTGGCGAGGCTCGAAGGTTTCGAAGCCCACGCACGCTCGATCGAAGCGAGAATGGGGGGAGCAAGGTGA
- the hisC gene encoding histidinol-phosphate transaminase, producing MSFSSVVEEIRKNVEAYRSEPRTLTYLALNENPYPFPEELVRECFERIDASRLPTYVDSPSEEFLNELVDYVSIGGWKAQKEQISVGNGADEIIYVLLSMFKDLSIYVFPPTYSCYEIFASAVGVKLNRVPLAGERIDLERLKDLNEDCVVFLPNPNNPTGHLFTDEEIFRLLNSGALLVLDEAYYEFSGRTYAPLIEDYSNLIVVRTFSKAFGLASQRIGYLIANTALIDAYNRIRLPYNVSYTGQLFATVALKNRRIFEERIERIVEERERLKSALRRLGFNVSDSKANFVFVYLDQKEAERIHRALLERGITVRKTGWGLRISVGQTQQNDLVIETLEGLM from the coding sequence GTGAGTTTCAGTTCGGTCGTTGAAGAGATCAGAAAGAACGTAGAGGCGTACCGGTCTGAGCCGAGGACTCTCACGTACCTTGCGCTGAACGAAAATCCCTATCCTTTTCCGGAAGAACTGGTGCGGGAGTGTTTCGAACGGATCGACGCGAGCAGGTTGCCGACCTACGTCGATTCGCCGTCGGAAGAATTTTTGAACGAACTGGTCGACTACGTTTCGATCGGAGGATGGAAGGCGCAGAAAGAACAGATCAGCGTCGGAAACGGTGCCGATGAGATCATCTACGTGCTTTTGAGCATGTTCAAAGATCTTTCAATCTACGTCTTTCCACCGACCTACAGCTGTTACGAGATCTTCGCCAGCGCCGTTGGCGTGAAGCTGAACAGGGTGCCGCTCGCTGGTGAGAGGATCGATCTCGAGAGGTTGAAAGACCTCAACGAGGACTGCGTAGTTTTCCTGCCGAACCCGAACAATCCGACGGGACATCTCTTCACGGACGAAGAGATCTTTCGGCTTTTGAACAGCGGTGCGCTCCTCGTTCTCGACGAGGCTTACTACGAATTCTCTGGCAGGACCTACGCACCTTTGATAGAGGATTATTCCAACCTGATCGTCGTTCGAACCTTTTCCAAGGCCTTCGGTCTGGCGTCGCAGAGGATAGGCTATCTCATCGCGAACACCGCACTGATCGACGCCTACAACAGGATCCGACTACCTTACAACGTGAGCTATACAGGACAGCTCTTCGCGACGGTCGCGCTGAAGAACAGACGCATCTTCGAAGAGAGAATAGAAAGGATCGTCGAAGAGAGAGAAAGGCTCAAGAGTGCACTGCGAAGGCTCGGTTTCAACGTGAGCGATTCGAAGGCGAACTTCGTCTTCGTCTATCTGGATCAGAAAGAGGCCGAGAGGATCCATCGGGCGTTGCTGGAACGCGGAATAACCGTGAGGAAAACAGGTTGGGGGCTTCGAATCAGTGTGGGACAGACGCAGCAGAACGACCTTGTGATCGAAACGCTGGAGGGATTAATGTGA
- the hisB gene encoding imidazoleglycerol-phosphate dehydratase HisB codes for MRLEKKENSCSIGRETQETAIELKLVEDGKGTFSGSSKIGFLDHMLKTFCKFSTLSLNVERFEADLHVDMHHAVEDLAIVLGIAFRELFDYSKIARFGHAIVPMDEALTLCSIDFSGRGFLNFQVFFETERIGEFPTELIEEFFRAFAMNARVTLHIVKMFGKNSHHVAESIFKAFGMSVKEAIRKVESVQSTKNVID; via the coding sequence GTGAGGCTGGAAAAGAAGGAAAATTCCTGTTCTATCGGGCGTGAAACTCAAGAGACCGCCATCGAGCTAAAGCTCGTCGAGGATGGAAAAGGAACTTTCTCTGGCTCGAGCAAGATCGGATTTTTGGACCACATGCTGAAGACCTTCTGCAAATTCTCGACGCTGTCTTTGAACGTGGAACGTTTCGAGGCGGATCTGCACGTGGACATGCACCACGCGGTTGAGGATCTTGCGATCGTGCTGGGCATCGCTTTCAGAGAGCTCTTCGATTATTCAAAGATCGCGCGTTTCGGTCACGCGATCGTCCCGATGGACGAAGCTCTCACTCTGTGTTCCATCGATTTTTCAGGAAGGGGTTTTCTGAACTTTCAGGTGTTCTTCGAAACGGAAAGGATCGGAGAGTTCCCCACCGAGCTCATCGAAGAGTTCTTCAGAGCCTTCGCGATGAACGCGAGGGTCACGCTCCACATCGTGAAAATGTTCGGGAAAAACTCGCACCACGTGGCAGAGTCCATCTTCAAAGCGTTCGGCATGAGTGTCAAAGAAGCGATCAGGAAAGTTGAATCCGTTCAGAGCACGAAGAACGTCATAGATTGA
- a CDS encoding HisA/HisF-related TIM barrel protein, whose protein sequence is MLVIPAIDLYEGRVVRFEKGRKENCRFYELDPIELLETFVWEGFKLVHVVDLSAAIDGSRSNEAVLKKIASKDLARFVQLGGGIRDVERALKLKEMGFERQILSSALVENPSLVRELLARGVDVIFSLDTSQGKVRVKGWNGQSDVDAIELLERLKNFGLRRVVHTDVDADGTMKGRDLRFTRKLAIETQLEFIVAGGAGSVEDLKRVRELSFEVPNVVGLIVGRAFYEGKISLEVMRSYV, encoded by the coding sequence ATGCTCGTCATTCCCGCGATCGATCTTTACGAAGGGCGCGTCGTGAGGTTCGAGAAGGGCAGGAAAGAGAACTGCCGTTTTTACGAGCTCGATCCGATTGAGCTTCTGGAAACCTTCGTGTGGGAGGGTTTCAAACTCGTGCACGTCGTCGATCTTTCTGCGGCGATCGATGGTTCGAGGTCGAACGAAGCCGTTTTGAAAAAGATCGCGAGCAAGGATCTGGCGCGCTTCGTTCAGCTGGGAGGTGGGATAAGGGACGTTGAGCGTGCGCTGAAACTCAAAGAGATGGGTTTTGAAAGACAGATCCTCAGTTCCGCCCTGGTCGAAAACCCATCGCTGGTTCGTGAACTGCTCGCGCGCGGTGTGGACGTGATCTTCTCTCTCGACACGTCGCAGGGTAAGGTACGCGTCAAAGGGTGGAACGGTCAGAGCGATGTGGACGCGATCGAGCTGCTCGAAAGGCTGAAAAATTTCGGTTTGAGGCGGGTGGTACACACCGACGTGGACGCAGACGGCACCATGAAGGGTAGAGATCTGCGGTTCACACGGAAGCTCGCGATCGAAACACAGCTCGAGTTCATCGTGGCTGGAGGTGCAGGTTCAGTGGAAGATCTGAAGCGTGTGAGAGAGCTTTCTTTCGAGGTTCCAAACGTGGTCGGACTGATCGTTGGAAGGGCGTTTTACGAGGGAAAAATCTCTCTGGAGGTGATGAGAAGCTATGTTTAA
- the hisF gene encoding imidazole glycerol phosphate synthase subunit HisF, protein MFKRIVACLDVKDGKVVKGRQFVDFVYAGDPLQLAEKYCEAGVDELVFLDITASLESRRTMIELAKKVAERVKVPFIVGGGIRDVETAAELIYAGVDKVSVNTAAIENPKLIEQLASRFGPEAVVVAVDARKAETGYEVVVLSGTKATGMRLEEWLRIVQDLGAGEVLLTSIDRDGTREGFDLEMISKAKEVLKIPLVASGGAGRKEHFLEAFRAGADAALGASVFHFGLIDIAELKRYLLENGVKVRLSAGVG, encoded by the coding sequence ATGTTTAAGAGAATCGTGGCGTGTCTGGACGTGAAGGACGGTAAGGTCGTTAAAGGAAGACAGTTCGTGGACTTCGTCTATGCGGGTGATCCATTACAGCTCGCCGAGAAGTACTGCGAAGCTGGCGTGGACGAACTGGTGTTTCTGGACATCACCGCATCTCTCGAATCGAGAAGAACGATGATCGAGCTGGCGAAGAAGGTCGCTGAAAGGGTGAAGGTACCCTTCATTGTCGGTGGGGGAATCAGGGACGTTGAGACCGCAGCGGAGTTGATCTATGCGGGTGTGGACAAAGTGAGCGTCAACACCGCGGCCATAGAGAATCCGAAGCTGATCGAACAGCTCGCATCCAGGTTCGGACCTGAAGCCGTCGTGGTCGCTGTGGACGCCAGGAAGGCCGAGACAGGTTACGAAGTGGTCGTGCTCTCGGGCACGAAGGCTACGGGGATGAGGCTGGAAGAATGGCTGAGGATCGTTCAGGACCTGGGAGCGGGTGAGGTGCTCTTGACGAGCATAGACAGAGACGGGACGAGAGAGGGCTTCGATCTGGAGATGATCTCGAAGGCGAAAGAAGTTTTGAAGATCCCACTCGTGGCTTCGGGCGGTGCGGGAAGGAAGGAACATTTCCTTGAAGCGTTCAGAGCCGGTGCGGACGCGGCGCTCGGCGCTTCGGTGTTCCACTTCGGATTGATCGACATCGCCGAGCTGAAGAGGTATCTTCTTGAGAACGGTGTGAAGGTGAGGCTCAGCGCGGGGGTCGGATGA
- the hisIE gene encoding bifunctional phosphoribosyl-AMP cyclohydrolase/phosphoribosyl-ATP diphosphatase HisIE, producing MLRPVVVQEIHTKEVLMLAYADEEALRLTKETNFAHFYSRSRQRIWKKGEESGNTMKVVKIVEDCDGDALLYLVDFPHGKVACHTGRRSCFFNVVHGDDAGENGLWFLEKLYGIVEDRKKNPVQGSYTAKLFEEGLDKILKKFGEEAIEVIVAAKHQTKERLIEELADLMYHLTVLLSAEEIRWSDVVRELKRRSR from the coding sequence ATGCTGCGGCCCGTCGTGGTCCAGGAGATACACACGAAGGAAGTTTTGATGCTCGCCTACGCCGACGAAGAGGCGTTGAGGTTGACGAAGGAAACGAATTTTGCACATTTTTATTCCAGATCGAGGCAGAGGATATGGAAAAAAGGAGAAGAGTCGGGGAACACGATGAAGGTGGTGAAAATCGTAGAAGACTGCGATGGGGACGCCTTGCTGTATCTTGTGGATTTCCCCCACGGAAAGGTGGCGTGCCACACGGGAAGGAGGAGCTGTTTCTTCAACGTTGTGCACGGAGACGATGCCGGGGAGAACGGCCTTTGGTTTCTCGAAAAACTGTATGGCATCGTCGAGGACAGGAAGAAGAACCCGGTTCAGGGTTCCTACACGGCGAAGCTGTTCGAAGAGGGACTGGATAAGATTTTGAAGAAATTCGGAGAGGAAGCGATAGAGGTGATCGTAGCGGCGAAGCATCAAACGAAGGAGAGATTGATCGAAGAGCTGGCGGATTTGATGTACCACCTCACTGTGCTTTTGAGCGCCGAAGAAATCCGCTGGAGCGACGTGGTGAGAGAGCTAAAGAGAAGATCCAGGTGA
- a CDS encoding acyltransferase, whose translation MGYIDPCAQIGKNVSIGHGVVIERNVSIGDNVIIGHNVVIREDTVINDGCVIFDNAVLGKKPFRSAMSAVTEEKQLPPLILGKNVVIGAGSVVYRGSVLEDNVFVGDLVVIREEVKIGQFTIIGKGATVENKATIGEYVKIETNAYITALSTIEDYCFIAPEVTFTNDNFLGRTEERRKYFKGPTVKKGARIGANATILPGVVIGEDALVAAGSVVTKDVPARKIVMGVPARVVRDVPPEQLLENQSYYKGS comes from the coding sequence ATGGGCTACATCGATCCGTGTGCTCAGATCGGGAAGAACGTTAGCATTGGTCACGGCGTGGTCATCGAACGGAACGTGTCAATCGGTGACAACGTGATCATTGGTCACAACGTTGTGATAAGGGAAGACACTGTGATCAACGATGGTTGCGTGATCTTCGACAACGCCGTGCTGGGAAAGAAACCCTTCAGGTCGGCCATGTCCGCTGTGACGGAAGAAAAACAGCTACCACCTCTGATCCTCGGTAAAAACGTTGTGATAGGAGCCGGAAGCGTTGTATACAGGGGGAGCGTTCTGGAAGACAACGTTTTTGTTGGAGATTTGGTCGTGATAAGGGAAGAGGTAAAGATAGGCCAGTTCACCATCATTGGCAAGGGTGCGACTGTGGAGAACAAAGCGACCATCGGCGAGTATGTCAAGATAGAAACGAACGCGTACATAACAGCGCTCTCCACCATAGAAGATTACTGTTTCATAGCCCCCGAGGTCACCTTCACCAACGACAATTTCCTGGGAAGAACCGAAGAGAGAAGAAAGTACTTCAAAGGTCCCACCGTGAAAAAGGGCGCCAGGATAGGCGCGAACGCCACCATCCTTCCGGGCGTGGTCATCGGTGAGGACGCGCTCGTTGCCGCAGGATCCGTCGTCACGAAGGACGTTCCAGCCAGAAAGATCGTCATGGGAGTGCCGGCAAGGGTCGTCCGGGATGTTCCGCCGGAACAACTTCTGGAGAACCAGAGCTATTACAAAGGAAGCTGA